In Tepidisphaeraceae bacterium, the following proteins share a genomic window:
- the bamD gene encoding outer membrane protein assembly factor BamD codes for MRIRSLLLVAALATTSPLRADEPRQVWEFRNGGWTAAEVPSTQPETDPTLDRVDALLDRGQHRDARKLALEWEKANRTSPLRDRVLHQIARAYFDYGDRTRAFFHIDELMDTYPQSRFFYPSLELQYRIAEAYLDGYKQRFLKIPLIRVDGDAIEMMYRIQQRSPGSPLAEKALLRTADYYFASADYDLAADAYAAYARNYPRSPVVPRVRLRAAYSSLAQFRGLRYDATPLTDARTQFLSLIDDYPQMAAEENLRDVVARIDTTFARKGNVTADFYRRIGAEQGAAYTYTYVLTTYPDTPEADDAAAGLQAVLPADSGATPPAPPPDRPAIPSPPEVMR; via the coding sequence GTGCGTATTCGATCTCTCCTGCTCGTCGCCGCGCTCGCCACCACCAGCCCTTTGAGGGCCGATGAGCCGCGCCAAGTGTGGGAGTTCCGCAACGGGGGCTGGACGGCGGCCGAGGTGCCATCGACCCAGCCCGAAACCGACCCCACGCTCGATCGCGTCGATGCCCTGCTCGATCGCGGCCAGCATCGCGACGCGCGCAAGCTCGCGCTGGAATGGGAGAAGGCCAACCGCACCTCGCCGCTGCGCGATCGCGTGCTGCATCAGATCGCCCGAGCCTACTTCGACTACGGCGACCGCACGCGGGCGTTCTTCCATATCGACGAGTTGATGGACACCTACCCGCAGAGCCGGTTCTTCTACCCCTCGCTCGAGCTGCAGTACCGCATCGCTGAAGCGTATCTGGACGGCTACAAACAGCGGTTCCTGAAGATCCCGTTGATTCGCGTGGACGGTGACGCGATCGAGATGATGTACCGCATCCAACAGCGGTCGCCCGGTTCGCCACTGGCGGAGAAGGCGCTGCTGCGGACGGCCGACTACTACTTCGCCAGCGCCGACTACGACCTGGCCGCCGACGCGTACGCGGCGTATGCGCGTAACTACCCCCGCAGCCCCGTCGTGCCGCGCGTGCGGCTGCGGGCGGCGTACTCGTCGCTGGCGCAGTTCCGCGGGTTGCGCTACGATGCGACGCCCCTGACCGACGCGCGCACGCAGTTCCTGTCGCTCATCGATGACTACCCGCAGATGGCGGCCGAGGAGAACCTGCGCGATGTCGTGGCGCGCATCGACACGACCTTCGCCCGCAAGGGCAACGTGACGGCCGACTTCTACCGCCGCATTGGCGCCGAGCAGGGCGCGGCCTACACGTACACGTACGTGCTGACGACCTACCCCGACACGCCCGAGGCCGACGATGCGGCTGCCGGCCTGCAGGCCGTGCTGCCTGCCGACAGCGGCGCGACGCCCCCCGCCCCACCGCCCGATCGTCCCGCGATCCCATCACCGCCGGAGGTGATGCGGTGA
- the eno gene encoding phosphopyruvate hydratase: MSVNIEFIQGRQVLDSRGNPTVEVDVVLEDGTIGRAAVPSGASTGEHEAVELRDDDKKTYVGKGVTKAVENVNSKIAPELIGLDPRDQEAIDQLMIDLDGTPNKAKLGANAILGVSLAVAKAAAEASGLPLYRYLGGPGARTLPVPMMNILNGGKHADNNVDFQEFMIQPWGFDSFSEGLRAGVEIYHALKKVLHKAGLSTAVGDEGGFAPDLKDNEDALKVIGEAVTAAGYEFGKQVFVALDPAASELWDKEKGGYKFFKSAPDKIMSSEQMADYWQKWVEKYPIRSIEDGFAENDWAGWKLFTDRVGKKVQLVGDDLFVTNSKFLEKGISTGTANSILVKVNQIGTLSETLAAVNLAIRNGYTAVLSHRSGETEDSTIADIAVATNCGQIKTGAPARSDRVAKYNQLIRIEEQLGEQAVYGGSFWRK; this comes from the coding sequence ATGAGCGTCAACATCGAATTCATCCAGGGCCGTCAAGTTCTCGACTCGCGCGGCAATCCGACCGTCGAGGTCGACGTCGTCCTTGAGGACGGCACGATCGGTCGCGCCGCGGTCCCCAGTGGCGCCAGCACCGGTGAGCACGAGGCCGTCGAGCTGCGCGACGACGACAAAAAGACCTACGTCGGCAAAGGTGTCACCAAGGCGGTCGAGAACGTCAACAGCAAGATCGCGCCTGAGCTGATCGGCTTGGACCCGCGCGACCAAGAGGCCATCGACCAACTGATGATCGACCTGGACGGCACCCCAAATAAGGCAAAACTTGGCGCTAACGCCATCCTGGGCGTGTCGCTGGCGGTCGCCAAGGCCGCCGCGGAGGCCTCGGGTCTGCCGCTGTACCGCTATCTGGGTGGACCGGGCGCCCGCACGTTGCCCGTGCCGATGATGAACATCCTGAACGGTGGCAAGCACGCCGACAACAACGTCGACTTCCAGGAATTCATGATCCAGCCCTGGGGCTTCGACAGCTTCAGCGAAGGCCTGCGCGCCGGCGTCGAGATCTACCACGCCCTGAAGAAGGTCCTGCACAAGGCCGGCCTCAGCACCGCGGTGGGTGACGAGGGTGGCTTTGCCCCCGACCTGAAGGACAACGAGGACGCGCTGAAGGTGATCGGCGAAGCCGTGACGGCCGCCGGCTACGAGTTCGGCAAGCAGGTCTTCGTCGCGCTCGACCCCGCGGCCAGTGAACTGTGGGACAAGGAGAAGGGCGGCTACAAGTTCTTCAAGAGCGCGCCGGACAAGATCATGTCCAGCGAACAGATGGCCGATTATTGGCAAAAGTGGGTCGAAAAATACCCAATTCGTTCTATTGAAGATGGTTTTGCCGAGAACGACTGGGCGGGCTGGAAACTCTTCACCGACCGCGTCGGCAAGAAGGTGCAGCTGGTCGGTGACGACCTCTTCGTCACCAACAGCAAGTTCCTTGAGAAGGGCATCAGCACCGGCACCGCCAACAGCATCCTGGTGAAGGTGAACCAGATCGGCACGCTCAGCGAAACGCTGGCGGCCGTGAACCTGGCGATAAGGAACGGTTACACCGCGGTGCTTTCTCACCGTTCGGGCGAAACCGAAGACAGCACGATTGCCGATATTGCAGTGGCGACCAACTGCGGTCAGATCAAGACGGGCGCGCCCGCACGATCCGACCGGGTCGCCAAGTACAACCAGCTGATCCGCATCGAGGAACAGCTGGGCGAGCAGGCCGTGTACGGCGGCTCGTTCTGGCGCAAATAA
- a CDS encoding MBL fold metallo-hydrolase — protein MKVLMHTGGMAVTNCFLVADENTKQAVLFDAPDHTVAPLLDEVAKNGWDLIGLWLTHGHFDHVADHALVTERFPTAKVLIHPLDEPKLLRPGASFFTLPFEIAARKADGYVEDGQELAIGAIAVRVMFTPGHAPGHVSYYLPAENLLIGGDLIIGGAVGRTDLPDSNFADLVKSVGRVMALPPDTRLMPGHGEPATLAEERQTNDYVNMLLERGAP, from the coding sequence ATGAAAGTCCTGATGCACACCGGCGGTATGGCGGTCACCAATTGTTTCTTGGTGGCCGACGAGAACACGAAGCAGGCCGTCCTGTTCGACGCGCCGGACCACACGGTCGCCCCGCTACTCGATGAAGTGGCGAAGAACGGCTGGGACCTGATCGGCCTCTGGCTGACGCACGGCCACTTCGATCACGTCGCCGATCATGCGCTGGTGACGGAACGCTTTCCCACTGCGAAGGTACTCATCCATCCACTAGACGAACCGAAACTGCTGCGGCCCGGCGCCAGTTTCTTCACACTGCCGTTCGAGATCGCGGCGCGCAAGGCGGATGGGTACGTGGAGGACGGGCAGGAACTGGCGATCGGGGCGATCGCGGTGCGGGTGATGTTTACGCCGGGGCATGCGCCCGGACACGTCTCGTACTACCTGCCGGCAGAGAATTTGCTGATCGGCGGTGACCTCATCATCGGTGGCGCCGTCGGCCGGACGGATTTGCCCGATTCGAACTTCGCCGACCTGGTGAAGTCGGTCGGCCGCGTGATGGCGCTGCCACCAGACACGCGCCTGATGCCGGGTCATGGCGAGCCCGCGACGCTGGCCGAGGAACGGCAGACCAATGACTACGTCAACATGCTGCTGGAGCGTGGAGCGCCGTAA
- the rnr gene encoding ribonuclease R — MSEQLKSEILAKLGTQGYKPQAERSLAKAMNVSDKDQMPAFREALRELMHMGRVVKGVRGSILLPMQTTSVNEVTGSYRHNKRGFGFVVPTDPSGHEDLFIPEGSNGGAITGDVVRATITSRGNRDGKAIFSGRISEIVTRTQKKFVGSLQKQGTTWVVFPDGNMITEPILTPDAASRHIRVGTKVVVELTTYPDQNAPAQGVITDVLGEAGEKDVDLKSVIVQYNLPGDFPDEVKAQAREALDTFDPDSEREHRLDITDQIVCTIDPPDAKDYDDAISLRQLPDGNWELGVHIADVSHFVPIGTALDEEARKRGNSCYFPGHVIPMLPEILSNGVCSLQEGVPRLCKSAFITYDENAKPIRTKFANTIIHSNLRLRYIEAQAIIDQKAVIPHPDGDRKLSDYDDAVIDLVHDMNDLAKRLQARRRAQGQIVLDLPDINLVLDEDGKVIDAVEEDDAFTHTLIEMFMVEANEAVARLLNSLGVPFLRRTHPAPEMQNNDRLRQFVQVAGFKLPKELDRKAIQNLLEQVKGRPEGFAINLAILKSLTRAEYSPKPIGHFALASEQYGHFTSPIRRYADLTIHRLLDLYFANRNTAKGTRKKKIVMKDAPSFGDLVDLGKHISFTERQAEAAERELRQVKVLELMTKHIGEEFDGVITGITNFGIFVQLRKYLIDGLIRYENLMDDWWDVDERGGFIRGQRTGKKIGIGDTCIARIARVDVARRELDLQITKVIAKSGHQESVPQAKPGRKGGNARGGGGRGGSGGGRSGGGGGRSGGGGGGGGGHPSGGGGGRSGGGRSGGGGSRSGGGGGRPSGGGPSSGERSGGGRSGSAGSSSGGGNRRSGGGGKAEPKSSGGGGGENRNQRGKRRGGRG, encoded by the coding sequence ATGTCCGAACAACTGAAATCCGAAATTCTCGCCAAGCTTGGCACCCAGGGTTACAAGCCCCAGGCCGAGCGCAGCCTCGCCAAGGCGATGAACGTCAGCGACAAAGACCAGATGCCCGCGTTCCGGGAAGCGCTGCGTGAGCTGATGCACATGGGACGCGTGGTGAAGGGCGTGCGCGGCTCGATCCTGCTGCCGATGCAGACCACGAGCGTCAACGAGGTCACCGGGTCGTACCGCCACAACAAGCGCGGGTTCGGCTTCGTCGTGCCGACCGACCCGTCGGGCCATGAAGACCTGTTCATCCCCGAGGGCAGCAACGGTGGCGCGATCACCGGCGACGTCGTGCGCGCCACGATCACCAGCCGGGGCAACCGCGACGGTAAGGCGATCTTCAGCGGGCGCATCTCCGAGATCGTCACCCGCACGCAGAAGAAGTTCGTCGGCTCGCTGCAAAAGCAGGGGACCACGTGGGTCGTCTTCCCGGACGGGAACATGATCACCGAGCCCATCCTGACCCCCGACGCCGCCAGCCGGCACATTCGCGTGGGCACGAAGGTCGTCGTCGAGCTCACCACTTATCCCGACCAGAACGCGCCCGCCCAGGGCGTCATCACCGACGTGCTCGGCGAGGCGGGCGAGAAGGACGTGGACCTTAAGAGCGTCATCGTCCAATACAACCTGCCCGGCGACTTCCCCGACGAGGTGAAGGCCCAGGCGCGCGAGGCGCTCGACACGTTTGACCCCGATTCAGAACGCGAGCATCGGCTGGACATCACCGACCAGATCGTCTGCACGATCGACCCGCCGGATGCCAAGGACTACGACGACGCGATCAGCCTTCGCCAGCTGCCCGACGGCAACTGGGAGCTGGGCGTTCACATCGCCGACGTCTCGCACTTCGTGCCGATCGGCACCGCGCTGGACGAGGAAGCCCGCAAGCGTGGCAACAGCTGTTACTTTCCCGGCCACGTCATCCCGATGCTGCCCGAGATTCTGTCCAACGGTGTTTGCAGCCTGCAGGAGGGCGTGCCGCGCCTGTGCAAGAGCGCGTTCATCACCTACGACGAAAACGCCAAGCCGATCCGCACGAAGTTCGCCAACACGATCATCCACTCGAACCTGCGCCTACGGTACATCGAGGCGCAGGCGATCATCGACCAGAAGGCCGTCATCCCGCACCCGGACGGCGACCGTAAGCTCAGCGACTACGACGATGCGGTGATCGATCTCGTCCACGACATGAACGACCTGGCCAAACGTCTGCAGGCCCGCCGCCGGGCGCAGGGGCAGATCGTGCTGGACCTGCCCGACATCAACCTGGTGCTGGACGAGGACGGCAAGGTCATCGACGCGGTGGAGGAGGACGACGCCTTCACGCACACGCTGATCGAGATGTTCATGGTCGAGGCCAACGAGGCCGTCGCGAGATTGCTGAACTCGCTCGGCGTGCCGTTCCTGCGCCGCACGCACCCGGCACCGGAAATGCAGAACAACGACCGTTTGCGCCAGTTCGTGCAGGTGGCCGGCTTCAAGCTGCCCAAGGAACTCGATCGCAAGGCGATCCAGAACCTGCTGGAACAGGTGAAGGGCCGCCCGGAAGGGTTCGCGATCAACCTCGCGATCCTGAAGAGCCTCACGCGGGCCGAATATTCACCGAAGCCGATCGGTCACTTCGCGCTGGCCAGCGAGCAGTACGGGCACTTCACCAGCCCGATCCGTCGCTACGCCGACCTGACGATCCACCGCCTGCTCGACCTGTACTTCGCCAACCGCAACACGGCCAAGGGCACGCGCAAGAAGAAGATCGTGATGAAGGACGCCCCCTCGTTCGGCGACCTCGTCGACCTGGGCAAGCACATCAGCTTCACCGAACGCCAGGCCGAGGCCGCCGAGCGCGAGCTGCGGCAGGTGAAGGTGCTTGAACTGATGACGAAGCACATCGGCGAGGAGTTCGACGGCGTCATCACCGGCATCACCAACTTCGGCATCTTCGTCCAGCTGCGCAAGTACCTGATCGACGGGTTGATCCGCTACGAAAACCTGATGGACGACTGGTGGGACGTCGATGAGCGCGGCGGCTTCATCCGCGGCCAACGCACGGGCAAGAAGATCGGCATCGGCGACACGTGCATCGCGCGCATCGCCCGCGTCGACGTCGCCCGCCGCGAACTGGACCTGCAGATCACCAAGGTGATCGCCAAGAGCGGCCACCAGGAATCCGTTCCCCAAGCTAAACCCGGCAGGAAGGGCGGCAACGCCCGCGGTGGCGGTGGGCGTGGTGGCAGTGGTGGCGGTCGATCGGGCGGGGGTGGTGGACGCTCAGGCGGTGGCGGTGGCGGTGGCGGTGGCCACCCAAGTGGCGGCGGCGGTGGACGATCGGGTGGCGGTCGTTCCGGTGGTGGCGGTAGTCGCTCGGGCGGGGGTGGTGGACGACCGAGTGGTGGTGGACCGTCCAGCGGAGAACGCTCGGGCGGCGGGCGCTCGGGTAGTGCCGGCAGTTCCAGCGGCGGTGGCAACCGTCGTAGTGGTGGCGGTGGCAAGGCCGAGCCCAAGAGCAGTGGCGGTGGCGGCGGTGAAAATCGCAACCAACGCGGCAAACGTCGCGGTGGTCGCGGCTAA
- a CDS encoding GNAT family N-acetyltransferase, with protein sequence MEPTGANEMVLRLATESDWAVVRAVRLEALREEPGVFGSSLAREVAYDEAKWRTWAAGPAGATFLLADGADVVGLTGVIVEADDPTTARCVASYIRRAYRGRGLSGRFYEVRIAWARARGCVRIVTGHRLSNAASMRANQPFGFTETHRAPHRWPDGVEEAVVLYELRL encoded by the coding sequence ATGGAACCGACGGGCGCGAACGAGATGGTCTTGCGGCTGGCGACGGAGTCTGACTGGGCGGTCGTGCGGGCGGTGCGGCTGGAGGCGTTGCGGGAGGAGCCGGGGGTGTTCGGGAGCAGTCTGGCGCGCGAGGTCGCGTACGATGAGGCGAAGTGGCGAACGTGGGCGGCCGGGCCGGCGGGGGCGACGTTCCTGCTGGCCGATGGCGCGGACGTGGTGGGACTGACGGGCGTGATCGTGGAGGCCGACGACCCGACGACGGCCCGCTGCGTGGCGAGCTACATCCGCCGCGCGTATCGCGGGCGGGGGCTGTCGGGGCGGTTCTACGAGGTTCGCATCGCTTGGGCCCGCGCCCGCGGGTGCGTCAGGATCGTGACGGGCCATCGCCTGTCGAACGCGGCATCGATGCGGGCCAACCAACCCTTCGGCTTCACCGAAACCCACCGCGCCCCCCACCGCTGGCCGGACGGCGTGGAGGAGGCGGTGGTGCTGTATGAGCTGCGGTTGTGA
- a CDS encoding Gfo/Idh/MocA family oxidoreductase has protein sequence MTDRKLKWGILGTGNIARQFAAGVNASRRGALAVVGSRTQEAAQSFAAAQKVATAVGSYEAVLSRDDVDALYVSLPNSMHKEWTLRALAAGKHVLCEKPFALNTADTEEMFDAAERAGRVLVEAFMYRSHPLTHAVMKTIQSGEIGEVRLIRTSFCYRTTKIDGNVRFAPTLGGGVLMDVGCYCISLARHICGAEPVAVHAFGHKHASGVDDQVAGSLIFPGGVMSTFTCSMIAQADNTASICGSEGYIEIPVPWKPPTVKAKYVVGHGIPPKQDQPAKVASVQPRQTFEVDAGGELYGLEADDFAATVFDGKPPTVSRADTVGNMRVIDEMRRQIGIQF, from the coding sequence ATGACCGACCGCAAACTCAAATGGGGCATTCTCGGCACCGGCAACATCGCACGGCAGTTCGCTGCGGGCGTGAACGCGTCGCGCCGCGGGGCGCTGGCCGTCGTGGGATCACGAACGCAGGAAGCGGCCCAGTCGTTCGCCGCGGCGCAGAAGGTGGCGACGGCGGTGGGATCGTACGAAGCGGTGCTGTCGCGCGACGATGTGGATGCCCTCTACGTGTCGCTGCCGAACTCGATGCACAAGGAGTGGACGCTGCGCGCCTTGGCCGCCGGCAAGCACGTGCTGTGCGAGAAGCCGTTCGCGTTGAACACCGCCGATACCGAAGAGATGTTTGACGCCGCCGAGCGCGCGGGACGGGTGCTCGTGGAAGCGTTCATGTACCGCTCGCACCCGCTCACGCACGCGGTGATGAAGACGATCCAGTCGGGCGAGATCGGCGAGGTTCGCCTGATCCGCACCAGCTTCTGCTACCGCACCACCAAGATCGACGGCAACGTGCGCTTCGCCCCGACGCTGGGTGGCGGCGTACTGATGGACGTCGGGTGCTACTGCATCAGCCTGGCCCGCCACATCTGCGGCGCCGAACCGGTCGCCGTCCACGCGTTCGGACACAAGCACGCCAGCGGCGTCGATGATCAGGTGGCCGGCAGTTTGATCTTCCCCGGTGGCGTGATGTCGACGTTCACCTGTTCCATGATCGCCCAGGCCGACAACACCGCCTCCATTTGCGGCAGCGAGGGGTACATCGAAATCCCCGTCCCCTGGAAGCCACCGACCGTGAAGGCAAAGTACGTCGTGGGTCATGGCATTCCACCGAAGCAGGACCAGCCGGCAAAGGTGGCGAGCGTGCAACCGCGGCAAACGTTCGAGGTGGACGCAGGCGGTGAACTGTACGGGTTGGAAGCCGACGATTTCGCCGCGACTGTGTTCGATGGCAAGCCGCCAACGGTCAGCCGCGCGGACACGGTCGGGAACATGCGCGTGATCGACGAGATGCGGCGGCAGATTGGGATTCAGTTCTAG
- a CDS encoding endonuclease/exonuclease/phosphatase family protein: MIVSKSRRFPFVPAIVAILLFVAEGVAWGQGFAVTDSPALAAGANLRVMSYNILSEEWNAKTPIDGRQDSVSQTIRHFAPDVVGLQEVSVKWYGVLPGLLLPKYEMVQTTNSKGESNYTGMAYHTEKVKLLDSGTELYSVGAGGTKIRLVTWGYYEKLDNGAKFVVMNTHWCIREPNRLVHAQEMADLFAKLREKYNCPVVTVGDHNADQNDQEYKDFASKTGMKNARVNAEKKNRDFRTAHSLGKKPRPLPDSAIDQIFYTDELTCLFYNVLIDQVILDASDHCPIYADFKLEQR, translated from the coding sequence ATGATCGTCTCGAAATCCAGACGTTTCCCGTTCGTGCCGGCAATCGTCGCGATATTGCTGTTCGTCGCCGAGGGCGTGGCTTGGGGACAGGGGTTTGCCGTGACGGACTCGCCGGCGCTGGCGGCGGGGGCGAATCTGCGGGTGATGTCGTACAACATCCTGTCGGAAGAGTGGAACGCCAAGACGCCCATCGACGGCCGGCAGGATTCGGTGTCGCAGACGATCCGGCACTTCGCGCCCGACGTGGTCGGCCTGCAGGAAGTGTCGGTCAAGTGGTACGGCGTGCTGCCCGGCCTGCTGTTGCCGAAGTACGAGATGGTGCAGACGACGAACTCGAAGGGCGAATCGAACTACACCGGCATGGCCTACCACACCGAGAAGGTAAAGCTGCTCGACAGCGGCACGGAGCTGTACAGCGTGGGGGCCGGCGGCACGAAGATCCGCCTGGTGACGTGGGGCTATTACGAGAAGCTCGACAACGGCGCCAAGTTCGTCGTGATGAACACCCACTGGTGCATTCGCGAACCGAACCGCCTCGTGCACGCGCAGGAGATGGCCGACCTGTTCGCGAAGTTGCGGGAGAAGTACAACTGCCCCGTCGTCACCGTCGGCGACCACAACGCCGACCAGAACGATCAGGAGTACAAGGACTTCGCCAGCAAGACCGGCATGAAGAACGCCCGGGTGAATGCCGAGAAGAAGAACCGCGACTTCCGCACCGCCCACTCGCTCGGCAAGAAGCCCCGCCCGCTGCCCGACTCCGCGATCGATCAGATTTTCTACACCGATGAGCTCACCTGTCTGTTTTACAACGTGCTGATCGACCAAGTGATCCTCGACGCGTCCGACCATTGCCCGATCTACGCCGACTTCAAGCTGGAACAACGCTGA
- a CDS encoding ATPase, T2SS/T4P/T4SS family, whose amino-acid sequence MPNLFIQIPSAHNVKIVPAEGRPLGVGRLKDNNVVLNDDQVSRYHCVIEKRGPGLFVRDLKSRNGTFVNGERVSTDLKLLLAGDVLRVGAAVLWILDEDSDAPPEDVEALSEDDIVEDSITVDEAMANDLLSLDDVVDDQGPLLVGQFTTDSVGTLTEIVNALPEPRLSHTMVALINARRQVVHPTGPSRGQGRTDAVETLRLVLLICLRNRATDIHLEPKQGQYQIRIRVDGVMVELVRIDEALGVRLAALVKILSDIDIAQRNTVQEGHFSAQVPTVKGSRLLSAPHHVDYRVSFAPAMHGQKLVVRILDTTNAPLRLPDLQMPSDMESVLAKAIQREAGMVLVCGPTGSGKTTSLYALMRSIDTSALNVVTIEDPIEIELPSVTQIPVDEANGKSFSVLLRSLLRQDPDVMLVGEVRDPETARIAMQAAITGHLVFSTVHTKDSVGSIFRLLDLGVEPYLVAQKALHVVLSQRLARQLCPHCKVAARPDEAQYKALADTVGSVQQVYEPRGCLKCLNTGFAGRLAFFELLVVTDKLRDLILKKPGLEEIYQLLSESGFRRLSHNGYELVASGLASFDEIERAATL is encoded by the coding sequence ATGCCGAACTTGTTCATCCAGATTCCCTCCGCCCACAACGTGAAGATCGTCCCCGCCGAGGGGCGGCCGCTCGGCGTGGGGCGCCTGAAGGACAACAACGTCGTGTTGAACGACGACCAGGTCAGCCGCTACCACTGCGTGATCGAAAAGCGCGGCCCCGGCTTGTTCGTGCGCGACCTCAAGTCGCGCAACGGCACGTTCGTGAACGGCGAGCGCGTCAGCACCGACCTGAAGCTGCTGCTGGCCGGCGACGTCCTTCGCGTGGGTGCCGCGGTGCTCTGGATCTTGGACGAGGACAGCGACGCCCCGCCGGAGGACGTCGAGGCGCTGAGCGAGGACGACATCGTCGAGGACTCCATCACCGTCGACGAGGCGATGGCCAACGATTTGCTGTCGCTCGACGACGTCGTCGACGACCAGGGCCCCCTTCTGGTCGGTCAGTTCACAACCGATTCGGTCGGCACGCTCACCGAGATCGTCAACGCGCTGCCCGAGCCACGGCTGAGCCATACGATGGTTGCGCTCATCAATGCCCGGCGGCAGGTCGTGCACCCCACCGGCCCGTCCCGCGGGCAAGGTCGCACCGATGCGGTCGAGACGTTGCGCCTCGTGCTGCTCATCTGCCTGCGCAACCGCGCGACCGATATCCATCTGGAACCGAAACAGGGCCAGTACCAGATCCGCATCCGCGTCGACGGCGTGATGGTCGAACTGGTCCGCATCGACGAAGCCCTGGGCGTACGGCTGGCGGCGCTGGTGAAGATCCTGAGCGACATCGATATCGCCCAGCGCAACACCGTGCAGGAAGGCCACTTCTCGGCCCAGGTGCCCACCGTCAAGGGCAGCAGGTTGCTGTCGGCGCCGCACCACGTCGATTACCGCGTGAGCTTCGCGCCGGCGATGCACGGGCAGAAACTGGTCGTCCGCATTCTGGACACCACCAACGCCCCGCTGCGCCTTCCTGACCTTCAGATGCCGTCGGACATGGAATCGGTGCTGGCCAAGGCCATCCAGCGCGAGGCGGGCATGGTGCTGGTCTGTGGGCCGACCGGGTCGGGCAAGACGACGTCGCTTTACGCGCTAATGCGCAGCATCGACACCTCGGCGTTGAACGTCGTTACGATCGAGGACCCGATCGAAATCGAACTACCGTCGGTCACGCAGATCCCGGTCGATGAAGCCAACGGCAAGAGCTTCAGCGTCCTGCTGCGTTCGCTGTTGCGCCAAGACCCGGACGTGATGCTCGTCGGTGAGGTGCGCGACCCCGAAACCGCCCGCATCGCCATGCAGGCCGCCATCACGGGTCACCTGGTCTTTTCAACCGTACACACGAAGGACAGCGTCGGTTCGATCTTCCGCCTGCTGGATCTGGGCGTCGAACCGTACCTGGTCGCGCAAAAAGCGCTGCACGTCGTGCTGTCGCAACGACTTGCGCGACAGCTCTGCCCGCATTGCAAGGTCGCGGCCCGCCCGGACGAGGCGCAGTACAAGGCGCTGGCGGATACGGTCGGGTCGGTCCAGCAGGTCTACGAGCCGCGCGGTTGCCTGAAGTGCCTGAACACCGGGTTTGCCGGTCGGCTGGCGTTCTTCGAGCTGCTGGTGGTCACCGATAAGCTGCGCGATTTGATCTTGAAGAAGCCCGGTTTGGAAGAAATTTACCAACTGCTCAGCGAGAGCGGGTTCCGCCGGCTGTCGCACAACGGGTACGAACTGGTGGCGTCGGGGCTGGCGTCGTTTGACGAAATCGAGCGGGCTGCTACCTTATAG